A single Thermoanaerobacterium sp. RBIITD DNA region contains:
- the adhE gene encoding bifunctional acetaldehyde-CoA/alcohol dehydrogenase: MVTNIDELKQKLKEIRAAQKIYSTYTQEQVDEIFRQAAMAANDNRINLAKAAVEETGMGIVEDKVIKNHFAAEYIYNKYKDEKTCGIIERDESFGIIKVAEPIGVIAAVIPTTNPTSTAIFKALISLKTRNGIIFSPHPRAKKCTIEAAKIVYEAAVKAGAPEGIIGWIDEPTLELTQMVMRESDMILATGGPGMVRAAYSSGKPAIGVGPGNTPVIIDETAHIKMAVSSILLSKTFDNGVICASEQSVIVIDSIYDEVKKEFEERGAYFLKGDEIDKVRDVIFKNGSINSEIVGQSAYKIANMSGLNVPEDVKVLIGEVDSISFDEPFAHEKLSPILAMYRANTFDDALDKAVKLIELGGFGHTSVLYTDQIRSSDRIQKFGATMKTGRTIINMPSSHGAIGDIYNFKLTPSLTLGCGTWGGNSVSENVGVKHLLNIKSIAERRENMLWFRVPEKIYFKYGSLGVALRELDSSNKKRAFIVTDKVLYDLGFVNKVTKILEEIRVDYRIFFDVEPDPTLATARKGAQEMLNFKPDVIIAVGGGSPMDAAKIMWVLYEHPEVRFEDLALRFMDIRKRVYTFPKMGEKAMLIAIPTSAGTGSEVTPFAVITDEKTGIKYPLADYELTPDMAIVDAELMMNMPRGLTAASGIDALVHGIEAYVSVLASEYTNGLALEAIRLIFKYLPQAYEDGPNNVKAREKMAHAATMAGMAFANAFLGICHSMAHKLGAMHRIPHGVANGLLIDEVIKFNAADNPRKQTAFPQYKYPNAKWRYSVIADYLRLGGTTEDEKVELLIKAIDDLKNRINMPKTISEAGVSREKFYATLDEMCESAFDDQCTGANPRYPLIEEIKQMYINAYEGVK; the protein is encoded by the coding sequence ATGGTTACAAATATTGATGAATTAAAACAAAAACTTAAAGAAATAAGAGCTGCCCAGAAGATATATTCGACATACACACAAGAACAAGTTGATGAGATATTTAGGCAGGCGGCAATGGCTGCAAATGATAATAGGATAAATCTTGCAAAAGCCGCAGTAGAAGAGACTGGTATGGGCATTGTTGAGGATAAGGTCATAAAAAATCACTTCGCGGCCGAATATATATACAACAAGTATAAAGACGAGAAAACTTGTGGTATTATTGAAAGAGATGAATCGTTTGGAATAATAAAAGTTGCTGAACCAATAGGTGTTATAGCTGCAGTTATACCCACAACAAATCCAACATCGACGGCAATATTTAAGGCATTGATATCTCTTAAAACAAGAAACGGTATAATTTTTTCACCACATCCAAGAGCAAAAAAATGTACAATTGAAGCAGCAAAGATAGTTTATGAAGCAGCTGTAAAAGCTGGTGCACCAGAGGGCATAATTGGCTGGATAGATGAGCCTACACTTGAGTTAACACAGATGGTCATGAGAGAATCTGATATGATACTTGCAACAGGTGGACCGGGAATGGTAAGAGCGGCATATTCATCGGGAAAACCAGCTATAGGCGTAGGACCGGGAAATACACCTGTTATCATAGATGAAACTGCTCATATTAAAATGGCAGTTAGCTCAATACTTCTCTCTAAAACCTTCGATAATGGAGTTATATGTGCATCGGAACAGTCTGTAATTGTTATTGACTCTATTTATGATGAAGTTAAGAAGGAATTTGAAGAACGAGGTGCTTATTTCTTAAAAGGTGATGAAATAGATAAAGTAAGAGATGTGATATTTAAAAATGGATCTATTAATTCTGAGATAGTTGGTCAAAGTGCATATAAGATAGCAAATATGTCTGGTTTAAATGTGCCGGAAGATGTTAAAGTCTTAATCGGCGAAGTTGATTCAATTTCATTTGACGAACCTTTCGCACATGAAAAACTTTCGCCAATACTCGCGATGTATAGAGCAAATACATTTGATGATGCCTTAGATAAAGCTGTAAAGCTTATTGAGCTTGGTGGATTTGGGCATACGTCTGTTCTTTATACAGATCAGATTAGGTCGAGTGACAGGATCCAAAAATTTGGTGCAACGATGAAAACCGGGAGAACCATAATAAATATGCCATCATCACATGGTGCAATAGGTGACATTTATAATTTTAAATTGACTCCTTCATTAACGCTTGGATGTGGTACATGGGGAGGTAATTCTGTATCCGAAAATGTAGGTGTAAAACATCTATTAAATATCAAAAGCATTGCCGAAAGGAGAGAAAACATGCTATGGTTTAGGGTTCCAGAGAAGATATATTTTAAATATGGAAGCCTTGGAGTTGCACTTAGGGAGCTTGATAGCAGCAATAAAAAAAGAGCGTTTATAGTAACAGACAAGGTTTTGTATGACCTTGGTTTTGTCAATAAGGTTACAAAAATACTAGAAGAAATTAGAGTGGACTACCGTATATTCTTCGATGTAGAACCCGATCCAACTCTCGCAACGGCAAGAAAAGGCGCTCAGGAAATGCTTAATTTTAAGCCTGATGTAATAATAGCTGTAGGCGGTGGTTCACCGATGGATGCTGCTAAGATTATGTGGGTATTATATGAGCATCCAGAAGTCCGATTTGAAGATTTAGCATTAAGGTTTATGGACATAAGAAAGAGAGTTTATACATTCCCTAAAATGGGTGAGAAAGCAATGCTAATAGCAATTCCCACATCTGCCGGTACTGGTTCAGAAGTTACACCATTTGCGGTTATAACAGATGAAAAAACTGGTATAAAATATCCTTTAGCAGATTATGAATTGACACCAGATATGGCAATCGTTGATGCTGAGCTTATGATGAATATGCCGAGAGGATTGACGGCTGCATCTGGTATAGATGCTTTAGTACATGGGATAGAAGCATATGTATCTGTACTCGCGTCAGAATATACTAATGGTTTAGCGCTGGAAGCAATCAGGCTTATATTTAAGTATTTGCCTCAAGCTTATGAGGATGGCCCAAATAATGTAAAGGCAAGAGAAAAGATGGCACATGCTGCCACAATGGCTGGAATGGCTTTCGCAAATGCTTTTCTTGGTATATGCCATTCAATGGCACATAAGTTAGGTGCAATGCATCGTATACCACATGGTGTTGCAAATGGGCTTTTGATTGACGAAGTAATTAAATTTAATGCTGCTGACAACCCTAGAAAACAGACGGCATTTCCTCAATACAAATATCCTAATGCAAAATGGAGATACAGTGTCATTGCTGATTATTTAAGGCTTGGCGGTACTACAGAGGATGAAAAAGTTGAACTATTAATAAAAGCCATAGATGATTTAAAGAATAGGATAAATATGCCTAAGACAATAAGTGAAGCAGGTGTGTCAAGAGAGAAATTCTATGCTACACTCGATGAGATGTGTGAATCTGCTTTTGACGACCAATGTACAGGAGCAAATCCTAGATACCCATTGATTGAAGAGATCAAGCAGATGTATATAAATGCATATGAAGGTGTTAAATAA
- the lysA gene encoding diaminopimelate decarboxylase, whose protein sequence is MLKSSMHINSRGHLEIGGCDTVKIARQYGTPLYVIDEELLRKNCRSFYNGFKKDYPGNEVIYASKAFMTTAICKIIEEENLGLDVVSGGELYTALKADFPVKNIYFHGNNKSSEELTMALEYNIGCIIVDNWFELNMLNELSFKMKKKPNIYLRISPGVEAHTHEYIKTGQIDSKFGFPLFNGDALDAIKYALTLENINLRGLHCHIGSQIFSYDSYKAEIDIMMNFLKKVKEHTGWEVDELDLGGGFGIAYVDEDDPQPIELIAREIMKSVEEYSTNLNIKMPRIIVEPGRSIIGNAGTTLYTVGAIKNIPGVRKYVAVDGGMADNIRTALYGAKYNAIVANKARKINLEKVSIAGKCCESGDMLIWDIELPQLESGDIIAVTCTGAYNYSMASNYNRLPRPAAVLVNNGESDLIVARETYEDLVKNDVIPNRLLNENKKIINY, encoded by the coding sequence GTGCTGAAAAGTAGCATGCATATAAATTCGAGAGGACACCTTGAAATAGGTGGATGTGATACAGTTAAAATTGCAAGACAATATGGTACGCCATTATATGTAATTGATGAAGAATTATTAAGAAAAAATTGTCGTTCTTTTTATAATGGATTTAAAAAGGATTATCCAGGAAACGAAGTTATATACGCCAGTAAGGCATTTATGACGACTGCGATATGCAAAATCATAGAGGAAGAAAATTTAGGTCTTGATGTGGTATCTGGCGGTGAATTATATACTGCATTAAAAGCAGATTTTCCCGTTAAAAATATTTATTTCCACGGAAACAATAAATCCAGTGAAGAGCTCACAATGGCATTGGAATACAATATCGGATGTATCATCGTCGATAATTGGTTCGAGCTTAATATGTTAAATGAACTTTCTTTTAAGATGAAAAAAAAGCCTAACATATATTTAAGGATTTCACCTGGCGTTGAAGCCCATACCCATGAATATATAAAAACAGGACAGATCGATTCAAAATTTGGTTTTCCACTATTTAATGGAGATGCACTTGATGCCATAAAATATGCATTGACACTCGAAAATATTAATTTAAGAGGATTACATTGTCATATAGGCTCTCAGATATTTAGTTATGATTCATATAAGGCTGAAATTGACATCATGATGAATTTTCTTAAAAAAGTAAAAGAACATACTGGATGGGAAGTTGATGAATTGGATTTAGGTGGTGGATTTGGTATTGCATATGTCGATGAGGATGACCCACAACCAATAGAATTGATAGCCCGGGAAATCATGAAATCAGTCGAGGAGTATTCAACTAATTTAAATATCAAAATGCCCCGTATCATCGTTGAGCCTGGTCGTTCAATTATAGGCAATGCCGGAACAACTTTATATACAGTCGGTGCCATAAAAAATATACCAGGCGTCAGAAAATACGTTGCTGTTGATGGTGGTATGGCTGACAATATAAGGACAGCATTATATGGTGCAAAATACAATGCAATAGTTGCTAACAAAGCCAGGAAGATTAACCTTGAGAAAGTTTCGATAGCCGGTAAATGTTGTGAATCCGGTGATATGCTTATATGGGATATAGAGCTTCCACAGCTTGAAAGTGGTGATATTATCGCTGTTACATGCACAGGGGCATATAATTACTCAATGGCAAGCAATTACAATCGCCTTCCACGTCCGGCAGCTGTATTAGTTAATAATGGTGAATCAGATTTAATAGTTGCGAGAGAAACATATGAAGACTTAGTCAAAAATGATGTCATTCCAAATAGACTCTTAAATGAAAATAAAAAGATAATAAATTATTAA